The Gavia stellata isolate bGavSte3 chromosome 1, bGavSte3.hap2, whole genome shotgun sequence genome has a segment encoding these proteins:
- the ING4 gene encoding inhibitor of growth protein 4 isoform X2, with product MYLEHYLDSIENLPFELQRNFQLMRDLDQRTEDLKSEIDKLATEYISNARTLSSEEKLGLLKQIQEAYGKCKEFGDDKVQLAMQTYEMVDKHIRRLDTDLARFEADLKEKQIESSDYDSSSSKGKKKGRAQKEKKAARARSKGKNSDEEAPKTAQKKLKLVRTTEYGMPSVTFGNVHPSDVLDMPVDPNEPTYCLCHQVSYGEMIGCDNPDCSIEWFHFACVGLTTKPRGKWFCPRCSQERKKK from the exons gTATTGAGAACCTGCCATTTGAATTGCAGAGAAACTTCCAGCTCATGCGTGATCTGGACCAGAGGACAGAAG ACCTCAAGTCGGAGATCGATAAGTTGGCCACGGAGTATATCAGCAATGCACGGACTTTGTCTTCGGAGGAGAAATTGGGGCTTCTCAAACAAATCCAGGAGGCCTATGGGAAATGCAAGGAGTTTGGGGACGACAAGGTTCAGCTGGCTATGCAGACCTACGAGATG GTTGATAAGCACATCCGGCGGCTGGACACAGACCTCGCTCGCTTTGAAGCAGACCTGAAGGAGAAGCAGATAGAGTCGAGTGACTATGACAGTTCTTCCAGCAAGGGCAAGAAGA AGGGCCGAGcccaaaaagagaagaaagctgcCCGTGCTCGCTCTAAAGGGAAGAACTCTGATGAGGAGGCACCAAAAACTGCCCAAAAGAAATTGAAGCTTGTCCGCAC CACAGAGTATGGGATGCCTTCCGTCACCTTTGGAAATGTGCACCCTTCGGATGTGTTGGATATGCCTGTGGACCCCAATGAGCCTACTTACTGCCTCTGCCACCAGGTCTCCTACGGGGAGATGATCGGCTGCGACAACCCAGAT TGTTCCATTGAATGGTTTCATTTTGCCTGTGTGGGGCTGACAACAAAACCAAGAGGAAAATG GTTCTGCCCTCGCTGTTcccaggagaggaagaagaagtaA
- the ING4 gene encoding inhibitor of growth protein 4 isoform X1, with the protein MYLEHYLDSIENLPFELQRNFQLMRDLDQRTEDLKSEIDKLATEYISNARTLSSEEKLGLLKQIQEAYGKCKEFGDDKVQLAMQTYEMVDKHIRRLDTDLARFEADLKEKQIESSDYDSSSSKGKKKGRAQKEKKAARARSKGKNSDEEAPKTAQKKLKLVRTSTEYGMPSVTFGNVHPSDVLDMPVDPNEPTYCLCHQVSYGEMIGCDNPDCSIEWFHFACVGLTTKPRGKWFCPRCSQERKKK; encoded by the exons gTATTGAGAACCTGCCATTTGAATTGCAGAGAAACTTCCAGCTCATGCGTGATCTGGACCAGAGGACAGAAG ACCTCAAGTCGGAGATCGATAAGTTGGCCACGGAGTATATCAGCAATGCACGGACTTTGTCTTCGGAGGAGAAATTGGGGCTTCTCAAACAAATCCAGGAGGCCTATGGGAAATGCAAGGAGTTTGGGGACGACAAGGTTCAGCTGGCTATGCAGACCTACGAGATG GTTGATAAGCACATCCGGCGGCTGGACACAGACCTCGCTCGCTTTGAAGCAGACCTGAAGGAGAAGCAGATAGAGTCGAGTGACTATGACAGTTCTTCCAGCAAGGGCAAGAAGA AGGGCCGAGcccaaaaagagaagaaagctgcCCGTGCTCGCTCTAAAGGGAAGAACTCTGATGAGGAGGCACCAAAAACTGCCCAAAAGAAATTGAAGCTTGTCCGCAC TAGCACAGAGTATGGGATGCCTTCCGTCACCTTTGGAAATGTGCACCCTTCGGATGTGTTGGATATGCCTGTGGACCCCAATGAGCCTACTTACTGCCTCTGCCACCAGGTCTCCTACGGGGAGATGATCGGCTGCGACAACCCAGAT TGTTCCATTGAATGGTTTCATTTTGCCTGTGTGGGGCTGACAACAAAACCAAGAGGAAAATG GTTCTGCCCTCGCTGTTcccaggagaggaagaagaagtaA